Proteins encoded within one genomic window of Ranitomeya variabilis isolate aRanVar5 chromosome 4, aRanVar5.hap1, whole genome shotgun sequence:
- the LOC143767888 gene encoding uncharacterized protein LOC143767888: MGPQTCNTGITNQEEDVIRIIDSDEKDTCEKIIEETGMASECEPKVEEEEKENSSLEIKASEPKISWSNPLRKKMADSNMYMKHSLKTELLSGFVNFLSNTLAVQRHKQEAENVARFLYFMDNDKPSMEFVFNIQKTNEYFSKLLEIGNTHQTVCNYQKSLKRFLAYMKNSTDLIHKDKKVYDALCIFVDQLEVFQKRLSKGISKENVAKKQKCLRDRTQTPNQLENILNVAKSTFMRVLGLAKEGKNLHVDEKLTILQYLEALIIVRKLQRPGVVQHMMVNSFELCR; encoded by the exons ATGGG CCCACAAACATGCAATACTGGTATTACaaatcaagaggaagatgtgatCAGGATCATTGATTCAGATGAAAAAGACACTTGTGAAAAAATAATTGAAGAAACAGGAATGGCATCTGAATGTGAACCTAAAGTagaggaagaagaaaaagaaaattcaTCACTGGAGATAAAAGCAAGTGAACCCAAGATTTCATGGAGCAACCCCTTGAGGAAAAAAATGGCAGATTCTAACATGTATATGAAGCACTCCCTGAAGACAGAACTTCTTTCCGGCTTTGTAAACTTCCTTTCAAATACCCTAGCCGTCCAACGGCACAAACAGGAG GCCGAGAATGTTGCTCGTTTCCTGTATTTTATGGACAATGATAAGCCATCAATGGAATTTGTTTTTAACATCCAAAAGACTAATGAATATTTTTCAAAGCTTCTGGAAATTGGCAACACTCATCAGACTGTCTGCAATTATCAAAAAAGTTTGAAGCGGTTTCTTGCTTATATGAAAAACTCCACTGATCTCATACACAAAGACAAGAAGGTGTATGATGCACTTTGTATCTTCGTTGATCAACTGGAGGTGTTCCAAAAGAGGCTCAGCAAAGGAATATCTAAAGAAAATGTTGCAAAGAA ACAGAAATGTTTGAGAGATAGAACTCAGACACCAAACCAGCTAGAAAACATCCTGAACGTTGCAAAATCTACTTTTATGCGTGTCTTAGGGCTGGCAAAAGAAGGGAAAAATCTACATGTGGACGAAAAATTGACAATTCTTCAGTATTTGGAAGCGCTTATCATTGTCAGAAAGCTGCAGAGACCTGGTGTTGTTCAGCATATGATGGTCAACAGCTTTGAGCTTT GTCGATGA